The genomic stretch AAAATTCACGCTAAGATTCAGGAAAAGAAGGCGCAGCCGAAAAAGGAAAATCGCTTTATGCGAAGAATGCGCGAAGTGCAGGAGGAGCAAAATAGACAAGCGAGAAGGAAGAAGTAAAAGTTCGCCTTTGCGCTTTAAATATTTTTTATGAAGCCGTCTCAAAGTCATTTGGGATGGCTTTTTTATGGGGTATCAATCAATGAATGCGTTTGTGCTATCGGGTTTTATTTCTAGTGGAAAGAAATGCATCTTACCAAATAGTGGCAGGTCAAAAAGTAAGGTTGTGTCGTTTAGAATTTTCGCATTATACCTGTAGGATGGGTATTTTAAACTACCGGTGCTAAGCCATTTTTCTACGGTTAGGCTATCGCCAGTTACATTATAAACTCCCCAGATATAGGGCAAATCTTTATATCTGTCAAAATCTCCGTTGTTAATACTTTCTATCAGATCTTCTAAACCCGCGCTATTTCCCCAAAAACCAAAACAGACACCATTTTGATAAGGGATAAAAAATTTTGTGTTTATTCCGTCTTCATCACGGTAGGTTCGGTAATACAGCCCGTCAGTCCTGAACAGTGTAGTTCCACTGCTACTCTTTTCCAATTTTAATGGAACTCTGCTATAGGGGTTGCAACTAGAAGATGCGACAACAAGTATTAAAATATAGACGGATTTCAAGCTTTACATTAGTTTTATGAGGAGCATCTAATTTCAGACAAATATTTTTAGCTATAAACAAATCAAAAAAAGTTGCTCCATTACTGAAGCAACTTTAATTATATCAAAAAAATGGATTGGGTTATTTTACTGTAAAAGTAGCACTGTTTATATAGCTGTTTGCATGAACAAAAGAACCTGTAAGTGGATCGCGAACCCAAACGATAGACATAAAAGTATACTTGGTGCTCGATACATAATCAGGGGAAGCGGCATTTTTGCTCTTGAATTTTCTAATATATTGACGGATGGGTGTATCACCCGTTCCAATAATATCACCTTTATAATATTCACCACCAAACGGCCAATAGTCACCAAGAGGATAGCCCCAGGTTCCTGTACTGTCAAATTTGGCTAGAAACTGGTTTTCATAGAAAAATGTAGTTCCTTTTTTCACAAGTACCCTTTTTTCATTTTCAGTTAATACATCCTTATCCCATTGAGATTCATGAGGAAGAGGTAGTGGTGGGTGTTTGATTAAATCCTGGCTAGCCGCCATTCTTAGATCTAAAGTCATTCCAGGAATTTCAGTAGTATATGATCTTGCTTTGCTCTTACCAAGCATGTAGGTATCAATATAAATATCACTGGTTAAGGTGTCCATAAAGAACTTTACTTTATGATCAATTATCCAGGCTGTATCGTTTTGGCTAACCTGATTGGTAACCGCAAGTAGGGGCTTTTTACGAAGTGCAAACTTGGTTTTATTTACTAGATCAGCAGAGAATACCTCTTCGTCATCGAGCACAAAAAACGGTGCTGTAGGAGATTGAAAATTCATCATAATAGAATCACCATCCGGTTCGTAAAGCCCACCAACTGCTGTGCTTACCATATGCAGGGTATTTATACTGCCACTATATTCATCCAAAGCTTGTATACGAGCTTCTTCATATACTGCTGATCCCGGATTCTGAATATCAGATCCCATCATTAATAGCACATTGTACTTTTCTTGAGGGGTTGCTGGGCCAGAGTCTACAGTCGGTATGGGGTCTTCTTCTCCACAAGAACTTAAGATGGCGATGAGCGCACTAAAAAGCAGAATTTTTTTCATCATATATGTTTTGATAGATCGCAAAAATATTAAAATTAAAGCTGGTGAAAATGCAAACTATTTGCTGAAAACGCAACATGCAAGCATTGTATTGCTGATATAGATGTGTAAACGATTCATATTAGTAATCGAAGGAAATAGAGCAAAGGTTGGGTTAGATGCATATTTACTTAAAGATCAGATCAACATACACTGGCAAATGGTCACTAAATCCACCCTGATACTTATACCCTAAAAATGTCCTAAAAGGAACAGAGCCAGGATATTTATCATCTGTGGTGAGCAGAAATCCATGAGTTGTAACCTTTGCTGTATTGTCTTTTATTGATATTGCCTCATTGCTCAAAAGACTGGAACTCACAATTATTTGGTCTAAATAACTCCAAGTACCTCGGTACCTATGTGAGCCTTGTGTAGGAGGTAAAGTAGCCATTAAGTTGATTAAACTTTTTCCATGCAGCATTGTGTCAAGCGGTTGTGCCTTGAGGGTATCATGTAAACTTATGTTTGTCCATTCATCATTAAAGTCGCCAGCAGCTATCACGTAAGTAGGGTAAGGGAGCATATTAAGCGAATCCGTAATATGCTTTAACGTCAGGGCTGCTTGAATCCTTTTAGGTTCAGATCTTGCCTGTCCACCATAGCGGCTGGGCCAGTGACAAAATAGAAGGTGTACCGTATCTTTTTTATTAAAAATACCCTTACAGTATAAAATATCACGTGTTACAAAATTTGGGTCATTATGCATTTTTACAGGAATAGGACGGCTTGCAATTGGGGTAAATTCGTCCTTCCTATAAAGCATACCAACGTCAATACCGCGCCTATCGGGTGATTCAAAATGAATGATACCATAGTTGAATTTGCGTAATACCTCCGTGCTAATCAGGTCTTCTAAAGCCTGTTTATTTTCAACCTCGGCAACACCAACAATCGTAGGAGGCAGCCATTCACCAATACTCAATATGGCTTTTGCCATATGATTTAGTTTTTCATGATAGCGGTAGATACTCCAATTGCGTTTTCCTTCCGGAGTGTATTCATCATCATTTTTTAAAGAATCATTTTCCGGGTGAAAAAGATTTTCAAGATTGTAAAAGGCAATACGTTGACTTTCGCTTTTTTGTGCATTTAGCTTTACACAAAGTAAAAGCAATACCAGAAAGAAGCTATGAGCTAAAGTTTGACAAGAGATAGTTAGAAATTTCATGCAGCGTCAGTTGTTTCGAGTCAGGAGCCATTTTTAATGCAGCTTCCGGCATTACCGAAATCTGTGCTTCCTGGGGTTTTTGAACGATAGTTTTTCCTCCTGCACTCGCAATAGCTCCAAGTCCAAAGGCGCCATCTTCGTTAGCTCCGGTAAGGATAATGCCTGTTACACGATTGCCAAATTGTTTTACCACATTGTAAAAAGTAACATCTATTGAGGGTCGGCTAAAGTTTACCCGGTCACTCAAACTTAGTGAAAGTGTGCCGTCATTCTCAACTAATAAATGATAATTGCTGGCGGCAAGATAAATTATACCATCCAGCATTGGCTCCTGATTGGAGGCCTCCTTTATAGTTAGATTTGAAGAATAGCCAAGTACCTCGTCTAACTTGTGGCTGCCTTGTTTAGGTCTGTGAATAACGACAAGTACAGGACAATTTAAAGGCTTTTTAATTTGCCCAAAAATGGTCTTTAGTGCAATGATTCCGCCAGCACTGGCACCAATCACCACGATGTTATTTGACTTTTTTATAAATGCTGCTTTCTGGTTCAATTTCTACAAATGCATTTCTATCTTCAAAGAAGATAATAGATTCTTTGGAGCCAAGTATTAGATGACCACCATCATTTAGGCAAGTACAAAACTTTCCTAATATCGAATTTTGTAGTTGAGGGTTGAAATAGATGAGCACATTTCTACAGATGATTATGTCAAAATCTGATGCCGGAGGAGTAGTCATCAAATCATTTTCCATAAAAGAAATAGAATGGTAAAGATCGTCATGAAAAATCACATTTTCACCATCCTGTGAATAATATTTTTCCAGACTAAATTTCCCTCCTGCTTCCTTATAAGATTCTTCATAGTTAGCTATATGACGATGCTTGTATGTCTTGGATTTGGCCAAATCCAGAATAGCTGCGGAAAGGTCTGTTCCCAAAATACTTGCTTTATGCAGAAGGTTATTTTCCTTCAGCAGGATGGCTAGCGAGAGGATTTCCTCGCCAGAACTGCAGCCAGCAGACCATATTTTTATGTGATCTTTTTCACTAGCGAGTTGCTGAATCAAGCGGCCAAAGCATGAATAAAAAAAAGGGTCACGAAACATTTCCGTAACGTTTACCGTAAATTTTTCAATGAAAACCTCGCGTGGGTTAGGCTGTTGATCAAGGTATTTAATGTATTCCTCAACATCCGAGAACTTGAGCTCCATTAGGATTTTAGAGATTCTTCGCCTCACAGAAGATTCCGAATATTGACTAAAATCTATTTCCAATTTATCATTCAAGTAAGAAAGCAATTGATCTTTTTGCTCCACACTTATACTATTTTTATTAGGATGATAGGCCACAGGCTCGTTCATTGCTTAGTTTTGGAGCCGTTAAATTAGAGCTATTTTCAATTGATTAACTATTTTCAAAAATGTTTTTTACTCACCATTCTCTTACTTTTTGGGTGGTCAAAAACCGCTATATCCCAGTCTGAAAGCAGTATTGAGTCTCAAAAATCATATCTGGAATTACCGGTAGAAACCTTTAATGATACTAAGCGAATACTATTAAGTCCAGCCAAATGGAAAGGTAAAGACTGGGCATTAGCTGCTGGTGCTGTTTCACTCACAGCCTTGTCATTTACAGTAGATGATGAAATACAGGAGTGGAGCCAACAGAGTTTTAGTACTACAGGTGATGCTGTTGCAAAATACATTGGTGAACCTTTTGGAAACCCCATTATAGTAGTAGGTGGATCTTTTGTGATTTATACTGTTGCAAAAATCAGTCATCATCCAGAAATTTCAGACCCTACACTTACAGCATTTAAAGCAACCTTGATAGCTGGTGGAGCAACCGGCTTGATTAAGATTTTAGCACACCGAGCCAGACCAGATGAAAACATCCCTCCTGATTCTTGGGACTGGGGAGGACCATCTTTTTCTATGGATAACCTTTCGTTTGTGTCAGGGCATTCAGCTACCGCTTTTGCACTGGCAGCAAGTATGAGCACCTATTATAAAGATCATCGATGGGTGACTTGGGTAACTTATCCGTTGGCTACGGTTACTGCTTTATCACGGGTGTATGACAATCGCCACTGGTTTTCTGATGTGGTGGGCGGTGCCGTATTGGGGATTTTTATTGGAAAAACTGTGGCAATGCCTGATAAGTATAAATGGGGCATTGCTCCCAATTCAAAGGGAGGAACTTCAATGTCTTTTACTTATTCTTTTTAGCATATAGCTTTTTCAGCTTTATAGCCTGAAGCGGCTTCCCATCAATTAAAATACTCAGTACATATCCCCCTGCGGAAATATCTCTAGTATCTATGGTGAAGGATCTTGCATGTTCGGGAATTATGCCAAATGTGGTTCGCATCCCTTTGGTATCTAGTAGCTCATATTGTAATTTAGGGTGTTTGCTACTGTTTATTGAGATTTTAATTTGTTCGTCAAATTGCGGTTTCTCAACGGAGATCTTCACCTTATCATCAAATTTGAAATAAGCAGTATATACAAAGCCACCGCCAAGCTCATTTTGCTCATCTGTAATTAGTAGCGATTCTTTATCCGTAAAGGTGATGGACTCTTTTTGAGAAACCCCACGGAAGGCATAGGTTTCCTGGTTTCCACCAAAGAAATCTGCGCCCTTAAAATCAGTAAACACCCACATTTTATCATATCCCAAAAGGACAAGTTTATCCTTTGATGGACTCAAAGCAGCACCGGCCACCCAAAATAGCGACTTGTCGCCATGCCCGGTTTTGAAGCTATCCAATCGCGAAATAGAATAGTTCCCGGCTTTGGTAGGCATTCCGTATAAATAAGTGTATCCTGTAAAGGGCTTTGTTCTATTTTTAGTAAAAACATAAATAGAATCACCTAAGTGCACCATGGATTCACAATCAAAATTGCGGCTCTGTTTGGGCTCTGGAAACTCTTGTTGCTCCTTAAAATTAAATTTTATTTCCTCCAAATTATACAAAGAGTCCGCGGTGGATACCTGATATTTTAAGATGCACAAATCAGTGCGTTTATTCTTGTTGTTGCCAAAATCACCAATGTAAAGATAACCTTGGTCGTACTCCAGTTCCTCCCAGTCTGTGTTTACAACATTAGGTAGGGGTATGGTTTTGAGTAATTTACCTTCATTATTAGTGATAAAAATTTCAGGCTCATTACCGCTGTCATTTATCATAGCAAAGTTGCCGCTTGGTAACATGGCTATTCCGCTGCATTCACTCACTTCTTCAGGTATTTCGCCAACTTTGTTTAAGGGCATTTGTTGCCCAAAACTGGCGAAGTACAAAAAGCTAAATACCTGATAGAAGATGTTTTTTAGCATCATTTTTTTGGTTTTAAAATAAGACAGCCATCACCATAGCTCAAAAATCTAAAGTCATGATCTAGAGCATAATTATAAATATCCTTCCATTTTGGGCCAACAAAAGAGGACACCAAAAGTAGGAGGGTACTTTTGGGCTGATGAAAGTTGGTAAGCAGTCCACTGCAAATTTGATGCTCATAGCCAGGCGCTATAATAAGCTGGGTTTTGGCAGTAAGTATTTCCAGGTTTTTGATGGACATTTCATAGGCCACTGCTTGCAAAGCTTCTAAGGGGCTAGGTAGTTTTTCACCCGAATAAGGTTCCCACTGAGTAATCACATAACTGTCATCCGGTATTCCTGATTTTAGAATTTTTACGCCTAGCCAATAAATACTTTCCAAAGCGCGCAGGGAGGTTGTTCCTACTGGAATAATAGGACGATCGAGATTATCCAATAATGAATCCATGAGCTTTTTATCAATAAAAAACTCCTCGTAATGCATATCATGCTCGGCCACGGTTTCGGTGGAAACGGGCCTAAAAGTTCCTGCGCCAACATGAAGTGTAATAAAAGCTTCTTCAACGCCACAGTCCTTTAGCTCCTGAAGCAAGGCTTCGGTAAAATGAAGACCGGCAGTAGGAGCAGCTACAGAACCATTTTGCTTGGCAAATAAAGTTTGGTACGTGCTTTTATCCGCATCTTCAGCATCGCGATTGAGGTAGGGTGGAAGCGGGGTTTTTCCGGCTTTTTCTAAAATATCAGCAAAATGGCAATCACTATCCCAAGAGAATTCGATGATAAATGAGCCATTATCGCGGTCAATCTTTTCTGCATAAAGCGCAGTTCCATCTTCTAGTTCAATAGACAATTTTCCAGTTTTCCACTTGCGGGCACCGCCTACGAGGCATTTATACCTCAATGGAGATTTGGCTTGCATGGCCTGCTGGATGTCCATTCGCTCGGCTGGCTCCAAACAGAAAACCTCTATGGTAGTGGTCTCATTTTTAGGAAATTTAAGCCTGGCCTGAACTACCCGGGTTTGATTAAAAAGCAAAAAACTATCTCTTGGCAAATATTTCAGAAGATGCTTGTACTGATCTTCCCTGATATTTCCATCCTCATAAATTAGAAGCTTGGAAGTATCTCTGGGTGATACAGGGTATTTGGCAATTCGTTCATCAGGGAGCGGATAGTTGTACTCCTCTATTCGGATATTTTTTACGTCTTGTTCCAAAAATGGCTTTTCTTTGAGGCCGCAAAAGTATGAAGAAGGCCGTAGTAAGCGTAACAAATGACCTGGTAACTGACCAGCGCGTGATGCGCACCAATGAGGTGCTGCTCCAAATGGGGATTGAACCCACATTTGTAGGCCGAAAGCTGCCTGAAAGTCTGGAATATAAAAAGCCATATCCTCATCGTAGGTTCAAACTTTGGTTTAGAAAAGGCTTTCTTTTTTATGCCAACTACAATTTCAGGCTGTTTTGGTACCTGCTTTTCCATCGTTTTGATCTTTACATAAGTAATGATTTAGACACCTTGTTGCCAAACTATCTAGTGTCTTCGCTCAAGCGGAAACCCTTGATTTACGATTCACATGAGTATTTTACCGGTGTGCCCGAAATTCAAAATAGACCTTTAGTAAAAAAGGTGTGGACAAGCTTGGAGCAATTTATTTTTCCAAAGCTCAAAACGGTAATTACGGTAAATGATAGTATTGCTGCGCTGTATGAGGATGAATACGGAAAGCCGATCCATGTGGTACGGAATATTTCGGATTCCAGTTTACCTGAAAAGGTGAAAAGCAGGGAAGAGCTTAGTTTGCCCAAAGATGCATTTATCATTATCAACCAAGGGGCGGGTATCAATGTAGATCGCGGAATGGAAGAGGCGATTGAAGCGCTTGAATTACTTCCCACGGAAGTGGTGCTGCTAATAGTAGGAAATGGTGATGCTGTACCAGGGCTCAAAAAAATGACGGCCGAAAAAGGAATTAGTGAGCGAGTGATCTTTAAACCAAAGCAGCCCTATTTGGAAATGCTGCAATACACGCTTAACGCTGATTGTGGATTATCACTGGACAAGCCTCTAAGTCCAAATTATCAATTTAGTTTGCCCAACAAGCTTTTTGATTTTATAAAAAGTGGAATACCCATGGTAGTTTCCAGCGTGGTGGAAGTGCGAAAAGTAGTAGAGCAATATAAGATTGGTGAAGTGTGCATGGATCACCATCCACAGACTTTGGCCACGGCTATTTTAAAGGTAAAAGCAAATGGCAAAGCCTATTATTCTGCCAACTTAAAACAAGCGGCAGCAGAAAATAACTGGGAAACTGAACAGCTTATATGGAGGCAGATTCTCGAGCCTTACGCAGCAGAAAACTCAGGTAGCTAAGCTTGTAAAAACTGAACAATCTAAGTGATGGCCTTTTTGCTGTGATTAATTTTTCCTCCCACTTTTCATGATTCTTGGCAAAAACTTTAGCCACAAACTTGCTGAGTTTTATTTTAGAAATAAAATCAAAAGTGCGCATGAGGGTTACACTTGCGTTGAAATCACCATTGCCTCGGAGGTACAGGTATTTTAGGTTTTGAATGGCAAGGCGTGTTTTGTGTAAAAACATTTCATTGCTCTCCAAATCACCATGAATTACTTCATTGTCAATGTGCAAAATAGGGTAGCCTTGGCGCGAAAGCTCATAGCCTAGCAAGGTATCTTCGTGGCCGTATTGCTTTAGGTTTTCATCAAAAGGAACTTCTTTCCATATTTCTTTTGGAATAAGGAAATTGTTGGAATGAAATGCTTCATTTGGCCTTTTGTTGCGATGAGCGGCATCCTTACTTTCCATGCGTGAGCCATATGTCCAGTGCAGACGGTGCTCTTCATCAGGGCAGTCTTCAGTATATTTTCTACCACCGCAGATTACTGTTTTGCCATCATTGTGCTTTAGGTAGTTTTTAATGAAATCGGGATTGTCAATCAAGCTGTCGTCATCCAAAAACAAGACAGCTTCCCCTTCCGCAGAAGCGGCCAGGCGATTTCTAATAGCGGCACGCCCTACATTTTGGCCAAGTTCTACATACTTTACATTGGGATCATTGTGCAACCAATGGTTGGTTTCGCGGCACTTTTGGGATGAACCATCATCATAAAATAGAATTTCCACACCACGGATTTTCTCCTTTTGCGAAAGCAGGGATTGGGCTAAAGGCCGTATATCCTGCTCATAGATGGGTATGCAGATACTTATTTGAGTCAAGCGAGCTGTTTTAATTTCGTGGTTCAACGTTAAGGAATTTTTAAACAATTCTTACGGCATCTCCTTAGATTTGCCGATACTAACAAAATAACATTCTAATA from Owenweeksia hongkongensis DSM 17368 encodes the following:
- a CDS encoding endonuclease/exonuclease/phosphatase family protein yields the protein MKFLTISCQTLAHSFFLVLLLLCVKLNAQKSESQRIAFYNLENLFHPENDSLKNDDEYTPEGKRNWSIYRYHEKLNHMAKAILSIGEWLPPTIVGVAEVENKQALEDLISTEVLRKFNYGIIHFESPDRRGIDVGMLYRKDEFTPIASRPIPVKMHNDPNFVTRDILYCKGIFNKKDTVHLLFCHWPSRYGGQARSEPKRIQAALTLKHITDSLNMLPYPTYVIAAGDFNDEWTNISLHDTLKAQPLDTMLHGKSLINLMATLPPTQGSHRYRGTWSYLDQIIVSSSLLSNEAISIKDNTAKVTTHGFLLTTDDKYPGSVPFRTFLGYKYQGGFSDHLPVYVDLIFK
- a CDS encoding chemotaxis protein CheB is translated as MNQKAAFIKKSNNIVVIGASAGGIIALKTIFGQIKKPLNCPVLVVIHRPKQGSHKLDEVLGYSSNLTIKEASNQEPMLDGIIYLAASNYHLLVENDGTLSLSLSDRVNFSRPSIDVTFYNVVKQFGNRVTGIILTGANEDGAFGLGAIASAGGKTIVQKPQEAQISVMPEAALKMAPDSKQLTLHEISNYLLSNFSS
- a CDS encoding CheR family methyltransferase, producing the protein MNEPVAYHPNKNSISVEQKDQLLSYLNDKLEIDFSQYSESSVRRRISKILMELKFSDVEEYIKYLDQQPNPREVFIEKFTVNVTEMFRDPFFYSCFGRLIQQLASEKDHIKIWSAGCSSGEEILSLAILLKENNLLHKASILGTDLSAAILDLAKSKTYKHRHIANYEESYKEAGGKFSLEKYYSQDGENVIFHDDLYHSISFMENDLMTTPPASDFDIIICRNVLIYFNPQLQNSILGKFCTCLNDGGHLILGSKESIIFFEDRNAFVEIEPESSIYKKVK
- a CDS encoding phosphatase PAP2 family protein yields the protein MINYFQKCFLLTILLLFGWSKTAISQSESSIESQKSYLELPVETFNDTKRILLSPAKWKGKDWALAAGAVSLTALSFTVDDEIQEWSQQSFSTTGDAVAKYIGEPFGNPIIVVGGSFVIYTVAKISHHPEISDPTLTAFKATLIAGGATGLIKILAHRARPDENIPPDSWDWGGPSFSMDNLSFVSGHSATAFALAASMSTYYKDHRWVTWVTYPLATVTALSRVYDNRHWFSDVVGGAVLGIFIGKTVAMPDKYKWGIAPNSKGGTSMSFTYSF
- a CDS encoding S-adenosylmethionine:tRNA ribosyltransferase-isomerase; the encoded protein is MEQDVKNIRIEEYNYPLPDERIAKYPVSPRDTSKLLIYEDGNIREDQYKHLLKYLPRDSFLLFNQTRVVQARLKFPKNETTTIEVFCLEPAERMDIQQAMQAKSPLRYKCLVGGARKWKTGKLSIELEDGTALYAEKIDRDNGSFIIEFSWDSDCHFADILEKAGKTPLPPYLNRDAEDADKSTYQTLFAKQNGSVAAPTAGLHFTEALLQELKDCGVEEAFITLHVGAGTFRPVSTETVAEHDMHYEEFFIDKKLMDSLLDNLDRPIIPVGTTSLRALESIYWLGVKILKSGIPDDSYVITQWEPYSGEKLPSPLEALQAVAYEMSIKNLEILTAKTQLIIAPGYEHQICSGLLTNFHQPKSTLLLLVSSFVGPKWKDIYNYALDHDFRFLSYGDGCLILKPKK
- a CDS encoding glycosyltransferase, with product MKKAVVSVTNDLVTDQRVMRTNEVLLQMGIEPTFVGRKLPESLEYKKPYPHRRFKLWFRKGFLFYANYNFRLFWYLLFHRFDLYISNDLDTLLPNYLVSSLKRKPLIYDSHEYFTGVPEIQNRPLVKKVWTSLEQFIFPKLKTVITVNDSIAALYEDEYGKPIHVVRNISDSSLPEKVKSREELSLPKDAFIIINQGAGINVDRGMEEAIEALELLPTEVVLLIVGNGDAVPGLKKMTAEKGISERVIFKPKQPYLEMLQYTLNADCGLSLDKPLSPNYQFSLPNKLFDFIKSGIPMVVSSVVEVRKVVEQYKIGEVCMDHHPQTLATAILKVKANGKAYYSANLKQAAAENNWETEQLIWRQILEPYAAENSGS
- a CDS encoding glycosyltransferase family 2 protein — protein: MTQISICIPIYEQDIRPLAQSLLSQKEKIRGVEILFYDDGSSQKCRETNHWLHNDPNVKYVELGQNVGRAAIRNRLAASAEGEAVLFLDDDSLIDNPDFIKNYLKHNDGKTVICGGRKYTEDCPDEEHRLHWTYGSRMESKDAAHRNKRPNEAFHSNNFLIPKEIWKEVPFDENLKQYGHEDTLLGYELSRQGYPILHIDNEVIHGDLESNEMFLHKTRLAIQNLKYLYLRGNGDFNASVTLMRTFDFISKIKLSKFVAKVFAKNHEKWEEKLITAKRPSLRLFSFYKLSYLSFLLRKARESASI